A single region of the Lotus japonicus ecotype B-129 chromosome 4, LjGifu_v1.2 genome encodes:
- the LOC130710957 gene encoding transcription factor KUA1 → MTRRCSHCSHGGHNARTCPNRGVKLFGVRLTDGSIRKSASMGNLTHYTGSGSGPLLGGSNNPDSPGETPDHAAAADGYASEDFVPGSSSSSRERKKGTPWTEEEHRMFLLGLQKLGKGDWRGIARNYVISRTPTQVASHAQKYFIRQSNVSRRKRRSSLFDIVADDASDTPMVEQDFLSANQLQTETEGNNPLPAPPPIDEECESMDSTNSIDGDSALLKPDTPIPPTYPVLYPAYYPPFYPYPLPYWSGYSPAEPPKKEETHEVVKPTAVLSKSPINVDELVGMSKLSLGDSIGDSGPSSLSRKLVEEGPSRQSAFHATPACGSSNINGSVIHAV, encoded by the exons ATGACCCGGCGATGCTCGCATTGCAGCCATGGTGGCCACAACGCCAGGACCTGCCCCAACCGCGGAGTCAAGCTTTTCGGTGTCCGATTGACTGATGGCTCGATCCGGAAGAGTGCTAGTATGGGTAATCTCACCCACTACACTGGCTCCGGGTCTGGACCTCTTCTTGGTGGGTCCAATAACCCTGATTCTCCCGGTGAAACCCCTGATCACGCCGCCGCTGCTGACGGTTACGCCTCTGAGGATTTTGTTCCTGGCTCTTCTTCTAGCTCCCGTGAAAGAAAAAAGG GCACTCCATGGACTGAGGAGGAACACAGAATGTTTTTACTTGGATTGCAGAAACTGGGCAAAGGTGATTGGCGTGGAATTGCAAGGAACTATGTTATTTCAAGGACACCTACTCAAGTGGCCAGTCATGCTCAGAAATATTTCATCAGGCAAAGCAATGTGTCTAGGAGAAAGAGACGGTCCAGCTTGTTTGATATTGTTGCAGATGAT GCGTCCGACACTCCAATGGTAGAGCAAGACTTCTTGTCAGCTAATCAGCTACAGACTGAAACAGAAGGCAATAACCCTTTGCCTGCTCCTCCTCCCATTGATGAAGAGTGTGAATCCATGGATTCCACAAACTCAATAGATGGAGACTCTGCCCTGTTAAAGCCCGACACTCCAATACCGCCAACCTACCCGGTGTTATATCCTGCATATTATCCTCCATTCTACCCGTATCCTCTGCCTTATTGGTCTGGATACAGTCCTGCAGAGCCCCCAAAGAAAGAGGAGACACATGAAGTGGTGAAGCCAACTGCGGTGCTTTCCAAAAGCCCAATCAATGTGGATGAACTTGTCGGCATGTCAAAACTGAGTTTGGGAGACTCCATTGGTGACTCTGGCCCCTCCTCTCTGTCTCGAAAACTCGTCGAAGAAGGACCTTCCAGACAATCAGCTTTTCATGCTACTCCAGCATGTGGCAGTTCAAATATAAATGGCAGTGTCATACATGCAGTTTAA
- the LOC130710944 gene encoding peroxisomal acyl-coenzyme A oxidase 1-like, whose amino-acid sequence MEGVDHLAPERNKAQFDVDAMKIVWAGSQRALEVSDRMARLVASDPVFKKDDRPMLARKDLFRNTLRKAAYAWKRIIELRLSEEEASMLRSFVDQPAFTDLHWGMFIPAIKGQGTEEQQQKWLPLAQKMQVIGCYAQTELGHGSNVQGLETTATFDPKTDEFEIHSPTLTSSKWWPGGLGKASTHAVVYARLILDGQDHGVHGFIVQLRSLDDHLPLPGITVGDIGMKFGNGAYNSMDNGVLRFDHVRIPRNQMLMRVSQVTREGKYVQSNVPRQLVYGTMVYVRQTIVADASSAMSRAVCIATRYSAVRRQFGSNKGGLETQVIDYKTQQARLFPLLASAYAFRFVGEWLKWLYMDVMKRLQANDFSTLPEAHACTAGLKSLTTSATADGIEECRKLCGGHGYLCSSGLPELFAVYVPTCTYEGDNVVLLLQVARHLIKTISQLSSGKKPGGTTAYMGRLEQLMQFRSDVQKAEDWLKPNVVLGAFEARAAMKSVVCAKNLSKFTNPEEGFQELSADLAEAAVAHCQLIVVSKFIEKLQQDIPGNGVKEQLEVLCSVYALFLLHKHLGDFLSAGCITPKQGSLANEQLRSLYAQVRPNAIALVDAFNYTDHYLGSVLGRYDGDVYPKLYEEAWKDPLNDSVVPDGFQEYIRPMLKQQLRNARL is encoded by the exons ATGGAAGGTGTTGATCACTTAGCTCCGGAGAGGAACAAGGCGCAGTTCGATGTCGACGCCATGAAGATCGTGTGGGCTGGTTCTCAACGCGCTCTTGAAGTCTCTGACAGAATGGCTCGCCTTGTCGCCAGCGATCCG GTTTTTAAAAAGGATGATAGACCCATGCTTGCTAGGAAGGATTTATTTAGAAACACTTTGAGGAAAGCTGCTTATGCTTGGAAAAGGATCATTGAGCTCCGTCTTAGTG AAGAGGAAGCTTCTATGCTTAGATCATTTGTGGACCAACCTGCTTTTACGGATCTTCATTGG GGAATGTTTATTCCTGCTATCAAAGGACAAGGAACCGAGGAACAGCAGCAGAAGTGGTTGCCTTTGGCGCAAAAGATGCAAGTAATTGGTTGCTATGCTCAAACTGAACTTGGCCATGGATCTAATGTTCAAGGGCTAGAAACAACTGCAACATTTGATCCCAAAACAGACGAGTTTGAAATTCATAGCCCCACACTGACTTCCAGCAAA TGGTGGCCTGGTGGATTGGGTAAAGCGTCAACGCATGCTGTTGTTTATGCCCGACTAATTCTTGATGGTCAAGATCATGGAGTGCATG GCTTCATTGTCCAGTTGCGGAGCTTGGATGATCACTTACCTCTTCCAGGCATAACTGTTGGCGATATTGGAATGAAATTTGGAAATGGAGCATATAACAGCATGGATAATGGGGTTCTAAGATTTGACCATGTGCGAATTCCAAGGAATCAAATGTTGATGAG GGTTTCGCAGGTCACAAGGGAAGGAAAATATGTACAATCCAATGTTCCAAGACAATTAGTTTATGGTACTATGGTATATGTGAGACAAACAATTGTAGCCGATGCATCAAGTGCTATGTCGCGAGCAGTTTGCATTGCTACAAGATATAGTGCTGTTAGGAGACAGTTTGGATCGAATAAAGGAGGTCTTGAAACACAG GTGATTGATTATAAAACACAGCAAGCTAGGCTCTTCCCTTTGCTAGCTTCTGCTTATGCTTTCAGATTTGTTGGTGAGTGGTTGAAATGGCTTTATATGGATGTGATGAAAAGGCTGCAAGCCAATGATTTTTCAACATTGCCCGAGGCTCATGCATGCACTGCGGGGTTGAAATCCTTGACTACTTCAGCAACTGCT GATGGAATTGAAGAATGCCGCAAACTTTGTGGTGGGCATGGTTACCTTTGTAGCAGTGGTCTACCTGAGTTATTTGCAGTCTATGTTCCTACATGTACATATGAGGGAGACAACGTTGTCCTGCTTTTACAG GTGGCAAGGCATCTCATTAAGACTATCTCTCAGTTGAGCTCTGGAAAAAAGCCCGGTGGGACAACAGCTTATATGGGACGACTGGAACAACTGATGCAATTTCGTTCTGATGTTCAGAAAG CGGAGGATTGGTTGAAGCCAAATGTAGTGCTGGGGGCATTTGAAGCTAGGGCTGCTATGAAGTCAGTTGTCTGTGCTAAAAATCTTAGCAAGTTTACCAATCCTGAAGAGG GTTTTCAAGAACTCTCAGCTGATCTAGCTGAAGCAGCTGTTGCTCATTGCCAGTTGATTGTTGTTTCCAA ATTTATTGAGAAGTTGCAGCAAGATATACCTGGAAATGGAGTGAAGGAGCAATTAGAAGTTCTTTGTAGCGTTTATGCcttgtttcttcttcataaGCATTTGGGTGATTTTCTTTCAGCCGGCTGTATCACTCCCAAACAGGGTTCACTTGCAAATGAGCAGCTGAGGTCCTTGTATGCGCAG GTTCGTCCTAATGCAATTGCGCTTGTTGATGCGTTTAACTACACTGATCACTACCTTGGTTCGGTTCTTGGTCGCTATGATGGAGATGTGTATCCAAAGCTGTACGAGGAGGCATGGAAGGATCCATTGAATGATTCCGTCGTACCAGATGGCTTTCAAGAGTATATTCGACCAATGCTAAAGCAACAACTTCGTAACGCTAGACTCTAA